The following is a genomic window from Lysinibacillus sp. JNUCC-52.
AGCTCCTTGATTTAAGAATAAGTACATGCTATATCGCATCAGCGGGTTTACCTAATACGACAATGAACGAAATTGCGCCACGCATTGCGACAAAATATCCAAACATTGCGATGAAATACTATAAAGGTATTGGCGAGCAAGTAGAAATTATTGAATTAAATGGGTCGATTGAGCTTGCACCGATGATAGGCTTAGCAGATCGCATTGTCGATATTGTATCAACTGGACGTACGCTCAAAGAAAATGGCTTAGTCGAGTATGAGTTTATTACGGATGTGTCATCGCGCCTAATCGCCAATCCAGTAAGCTATCGAATGAAAGGTGATCGCATCATTGACCTTGTAAAACGTTTGAAAAATTGTGTCGACTAATAAAAGTTTTGCGAAAGGTGTTGCCAAAACACCTAGAAATAAAGGGGACTTTTTCATGAAAATCACAAAATTAGCAAAAGGTATTTCCTTGAAACGACCACTCGAAGGTGGCAATGAAGAACAATTAAAGGTTGTACGACAAGTATTAGCGGATGTCCGAGCACAAGGTGACATCGCAGTACGTACATATACAGAAAAATGGGATGGCTATGCTCCTGACAATTTACGTGTCACAAAAGAAGAAATGGCAGAGGGCGTCAACACGATTGATACACAGCTATATGCAGATTTAACAG
Proteins encoded in this region:
- the hisG gene encoding ATP phosphoribosyltransferase produces the protein MNELTIAMPKGRIFEEAYQMLIDAGFNLPEEVEMTRKLMIEIPEEKIRFILAKPMDVPVYVEHGVADIGIAGKDVLLEQQRVVHELLDLRISTCYIASAGLPNTTMNEIAPRIATKYPNIAMKYYKGIGEQVEIIELNGSIELAPMIGLADRIVDIVSTGRTLKENGLVEYEFITDVSSRLIANPVSYRMKGDRIIDLVKRLKNCVD